From one Culex quinquefasciatus strain JHB chromosome 3, VPISU_Cqui_1.0_pri_paternal, whole genome shotgun sequence genomic stretch:
- the LOC6045506 gene encoding NF-X1-type zinc finger protein NFXL1: protein MSTRNRHHHKGNAQPANPWNRGNNAGSTDGQQQPKVKNVKTPANSGGPSSSLKKSEEKFAQAHQKNLEAAKKYAAQQSYESSEDEDERGGSDGPTQDILGSVLKNYGGGGGDIGKTQEYLQNLLESRSAVCLICIGTVKRADSIWSCKSCYTFFHLLCIQRWANDSISQKRISHEQQEGYYNSRGEYIPKPALSVHWDCPKCRKEYEPVDIPRHYECFCAKELNPANHLWLIPHSCGETCRKRLVPDCGHNCVLLCHPGPCPPCPQTVVVSCQSNAKTIRCSQRSWTCLKTCKLKRNCGIHECGGVCHAASECPPCTSRSKQKCACGSRTKEVNCSESRWSCGKVCGKKYACGLHSCEKVCHEGDCGECPLGLPRTCPCGKTSSVASCSEDIGTCGDTCQKYLECEQHRCSERCHLGKCGQCLELVRKACRCGSLSKEVACHKVLNCDLKCKNVRSCGKHPCNRKCCDSQCPPCDKVCGKTLPCGKHKCNSLCHHGPCYPCNQKATVKCRCTGTTQEVPCGREKKIGAPKCRLPCRIHSKCHHTNPHHCHQGDCPPCQKICELPNDTTNCAHPCAAKCHDAVRVVTKDKNFKPVGPWDVPMEIVEIKQLPHPQCQVPVPVTCIGGHETAQWPCYNSKPASCGRECGRALKCGVHTCPLQCHAFKKRDTTEEDPRCQSCTAGCIIPRPAGCSHPCKRPCHPPPCNPCQAPTKVACHCGLTQIFYKCHEFYSSDKTEQELVAFREGILSCGQKCIKNFPCGHRCNSTCHSGDCPNPEACTKKVKITCECRHRRLEVACSAARTNPRSLECDESCKSVKAAKEQVLTERERAQKEQEEAENQRELEEYERKVGGRKKHRERKRVQVEETKESNWMVMVAVPVGVLVLAMIVYFTLLR from the exons ATGTCCACCCGAAACCGTCACCACCACAAAGGCAACGCGCAACCGGCCAACCCGTGGAATCGGGGAAACAACGCGGGGTCGACGGATGGCCAGCAGCAGCCAAAGGTGAAAAACGTCAAAACACCGGCTAACAGCGGTGGCCCATCGAGTTCGCTGAAAAAGTCCGAGGAAAAGTTCGCTCAGGCCCACCAGAAGAACCTGGAAGCGGCCAAAAAGTACGCCGCCCAGCAGTCGTACGAGTCCAGCGAGGATGAGGATGAGCGGGGTGGAAGTGATGGCCCGACGCAGGACATTTTGGGATCCGTGCTGAAGAACTACGGAGGCGGTGGTGGGGATATTGGCAAGACCCAGGAGTACCTGCAGAACCTGCTGGAGTCCCGTTCGGCGGTTTGTTTGATCTGCATTGGCACGGTGAAGCGGGCGGACTCGATCTGGTCCTGCAAGAGTTGCTACACGTTCTTTCATCTGCTGTGCATTCAACGGTGGGCGAACGATAGCATTTCGCAGAAGCGAATCTCCCACGAACAGCAGGAAGGTTACTACAACAGTCGGGGCGAGTACATCCCGAAGCCGGCACTGTCGGTGCACTGGGACTGTCCGAAGTGCCGCAAGGAGTACGAACCGGTGGACATTCCGCGCCACTACGAGTGCTTTTGCGCCAAGGAGTTGAACCCGGCAAATCACCTCTGGTTGATACCGCACTCGTGCGGCGAGACTTGCCGGAAGCGGCTCGTGCCGGACTGCGGTCACAACTGTGTCCTGCTGTGCCATCCGGGACCGTGTCCGCCGTGTCCGCAGACGGTCGTCGTGTCGTGCCAGTCGAACGCGAAAACGATTCGTTGCTCGCAGCGATCCTGGACCTGTCTGAAGACGTGCAAGCTCAAACGGAACTGCGGAATCCACGAGTGTGGCGGTGTATGCCACGCGGCGTCGGAGTGTCCACCGTGTACGAGCCGAAGCAAACAGAAATGTGCGTGCGGTTCACGAACCAAAGAGGTGAACTGTTCCGAGTCGCGTTGGTCCTGCGGGAAGGTTTGCGGCAAGAAGTACGCGTGCGGATTGCACAGCTGCGAAAAAGTTTGCCACGAAGGTGACTGCGGCGAGTGTCCGTTGGGATTGCCTAGGACTTGTCCTTGTGGCAAAACTAGCTCCGTCGCGTCTTGCTCCGAGGACATTGGAACGTGCGGAGATACTTGCCAAAAGTACCTGGAATGTGAACAGCATCGCTGCAGCGAACGGTGTCACTTGGGGAAATGTGGCCAATGCTTGGAACTGGTTCGCAAGGCCTGCCGCTGTGGTTCCTTGAGCAAGGAAGTTGCTTGCCACAAAGTGCTCAATTGTGACCTGAAGTGCAAGAACGTACGAAGCTGCGGCAAACATCCCTGTAACCGTAAGTGCTGCGACAGCCAATGTCCTCCGTGTGATAAAGTTTGCGGGAAAACGCTGCCTTGCGGCAAGCACAAGTGCAATTCACTCTGCCACCACGGACCGTGTTATCCCTGCAACCAGAAAGCAACCGTCAAGTGCAGGTGTACGGGCACGACCCAGGAGGTTCCGTGCGGCCGCGAGAAGAAAATCGGCGCTCCAAAATGCCGACTTCCCTGTCGAATCCACTCCAAGTGTCACCACACGAACCCGCACCACTGCCACCAGGGCGACTGTCCGCCGTGCCAGAAGATCTGTGAACTCCCCAACGATACCACCAACTGCGCCCATCCCTGCGCGGCCAAGTGCCACGACGCGGTCCGCGTAGTCACCaaagacaaaaacttcaaaccCGTCGGTCCGTGGGACGTTCCAATGGAAATCGTCGAGATTAAGCAGTTGCCGCACCCTCAATGTCAGGTCCCAGTCCCCGTGACCTGCATCGGAGGTCACGAAACGGCGCAGTGGCCTTGTTACAACTCTAAACCGGCGTCCTGTGGGCGCGAATGTGGTCGCGCTTTAAAATGCGGCGTCCACACCTGTCCCCTCCAGTGTCACGCCTTCAAGAAACGCGACACAACCGAAGAAGACCCGAGGTGCCAGTCTTGCACGGCGGGTTGCATCATCCCGCGTCCCGCCGGGTGTTCCCATCCGTGCAAGCGACCGTGTCATCCGCCACCGTGCAATCCCTGCCAGGCGCCGACAAAGGTGGCCTGCCACTGCGGACTGACGCAGATCTTCTACAAGTGTCATGAGTTTTACAGCAGCGACAAGACGGAGCAGGAGTTGGTGGCGTTCCGCGAGGGGATTCTGAGCTGCGGgcaaaaatgtatcaaaaat TTCCCCTGTGGCCATCGCTGCAACTCGACGTGCCACTCCGGCGACTGTCCGAACCCGgaagcgtgcaccaaaaaggtGAAAATCACCTGCGAATGCCGCCACCGGAGGCTGGAGGTGGCCTGCAGTGCGGCCCGCACCAACCCCCGGTCACTGGAGTGCGACGAAAGCTGCAAATCCGTAAAGGCCGCCAAGGAGCAGGTGCTGACCGAGCGCGAGCGCGCCCAAAAGGAGCAGGAGGAGGCAGAAAATCAACGCGAGTTGGAGGAGTATGAGAGAAAAGTAGGCGGCCGCAAGAAGCACCGCGAACGTAAACGAGTTCAGGTGGAGGAGACCAAAGAAAGTAACTGGATGGTGATGGTGGCCGTTCCGGTCGGAGTGCTAGTGCTTGCCATGAttgtttatttcactttgttgcGTTAA